The sequence below is a genomic window from Pseudomonadota bacterium.
CCTGGAGGCCACGGCGCCGGATCTCCGGGATCGCCGCCGCGCCCATCCACTCGTGGAACTGCCCGATGACGGGCGGCACGATCCCCTCGAGCTCCGGGACGATCGTGCGGGTGCGCGTGGCGACCGCGGCCACGAGGCCGTCGAGCACCTCGAACAGCTCGGCGACGAGGTAGCCGAACAGGACGACGTCGGCCACCTCGCGATCGTCGGTCGTCTCGATGCCGTGGTCCTTCCAGAGGAAGTACTTGTACTGGTTGAGCTTGTCGAAGTGCTTGGCGAAGTCGATCAGGATCACCTGCGGCTTGCCGGACACGAGCCAGCGGCCGAAGTGCGCGACGACGCCGCGCTCGCGCAGAAGCTCCACCGCGCGCCCGAACGTGCCGGCGAGCGGCAGCGGCTCGAACTCGGTGTCCGCGGCGGACTCGTTGTACGGGCCGACGAGGCAGTAGCGGTCGCCGTAGCGGCGGGTGGTGACCTGCGACTTCGTGCGCAGCACGGTGTAGATCCCGCCGACCTGGTTGCACACCTCCCAGCCGACCTCGACGAGCAGCCGGTCGTCGGTCGAGATGTCGAGCGGGGCCGGCGGCTCGGAGCGCCGCTCCGGGGGGGGCTCGGGCTCCGGCTCGCGAACGGGCGCCGGCTCTGGCTTGTGCTCGCGCCTGGGCGCCGGCGGGACGTGCACGACCTTCGTGTCCTGGCTGTTGTCCTTCTTGTTTCGCGATGCCATCGTCCCTGAGTCATAGCAGAGAATCGAGCGGAGCTGTAGCGAGTGGGAGAGGGGCAAGTGGGACGAAGGCAGAGTGGGACACCGGGGACTTGCGGGACGGGTGGGATTGCGGGGTCCCAATGGTCCTGATTGTCCCCGCCGTCCCACCGTTCCCCGTCCCACCCGCTCCTTTTTTCCCCCCACCCGCTCTTTTTCGGAAACTTTCCCTCGGATCGTCCGATTCCTTCGTAAAAGGAGGACGACAATGAAACCCGAGACCGCCTCGTTCATCGAGCCGCACGGCGGCTTTCGGAACCTGCACAGCTTCCAGCGCGCCCAGCAGGTCTACGACCTCACGGTCCGCTTCTGCGACCGCTTCGTCGATCGCCGATCGCGAACCCATGACCAGATGGTGCAGGCCGCGCGCAGCGGCGTGCAGAACATCGCCGAAGGCAGCATGGCGTCGGCGACGTCGAGGAAGATGGAGCTCACGCTGACGAGCGTCGCCCGCTCGAGCCTCGTCGAGCTGCTGCTCGACTACGAGGACTTCCTGCGCCATCGCGGGCTGCGCCAGTGGGCGAAGGACTCGCCGGAGGCGCTCGCCGCGAGAGGCCGCGCCCTCGATGACGCGCCGGCCGAGGCGACCCTCATGTCCGACGCGGAGCGCGCGGCGAACACGATCATCTGCCGCATCCACCAGGCGACCTACCTGCTGGGCAGGCAGCTGCGCCACCTGGAGCGGCGGTTCGTGGAACAGGGCGGCTTCAGCGAGAGGATGAGCCGGGCGCGGAGGGAGTGGGGGAGGAGCAAGTAGGACGAGGGCAGAGTGGGACTACGGGGACTTGCGGGACAGGTGGGATTGCGGGGTCCCAATGGTCCTAATTGTCCCCGCCGTCCCACCGTTCCTCGTCCCACCCGCGCTGCTATCTACGTCAGCCCGACGACCTCGCCGTTCGCGTCGACGTCCATGTTGACGTACGCGGGCTTCTTGGGCAGGCCGGGCATGCGCATGACGTCGCCCGTGAGCGGCACGATGAAGCCGGCGCCGGCCGCGATCTCGATCCCGCGCACGGTGATCACGAAGTCCTTGGGCCGGCCGAGCAGATCCGGGTTGTCGGAGAGCGACTTGGGCGTCTTGGCCATGCACACGAACGTCTTGTCGTAGCCGAGCTTGTATACCGTCTTGAGGTCGCGCTTGCCGTCCGCGGTGTAGTCGACGTGCACGGCGCCGTAGATCTCGCGGGCGATCGTCTCGATCTTCCGCTCCGGCGTCCACTCGGGCTCGTAGAGCGGCTTGAGCGGCAGCTGGCAGCCCTTGCACGTCGCGTCGAGCACCATCCTCGCGAGCTCCACGCCGCCCTCGCCGCCGCGGGCGTGCACGTCGGCCAGGGCGCAGCGCACCCCGAGCTCGTCGCACCGCTTCTTCACGACCGCGATCTCCTCGTCCGTGTCGCTCGCGAACCTGTTGATCGCGATCACGACCGGCACGTTGAACTTCTTGATGTTCTCGATGTGCTTCTCCATGTTCGGCAGGCCGCGCTCCACGGCCGCGGGATCGGGCGCGCCGAGCTGCTTCTTGCCCACGCCGCCGTGCATCTTGAGCGCGCGGCACGTGGCCACGAGCACCGTCATCTCGGGCGCGTAGCCGCCCGCGCGGCAGGTGATGTCGAAGAACTTCTCGGCGCCGAGGTCGAAGCCGAAGCCCGCCTCGGTGACGCAGTAGTCGGCGTGCGCGAGCGCCATCCGCGTGGCGAGCACGGAGTTGGAGCCGTGCGCGATGTTCGCGAACGGGCCGCAGTGCACGAACACCGGCACGCCCTCGAGCGTCTGCACGAGGTTCGGGTGGATCGCCTCCTTCAGGATCGCGGTCATGGCGCCCGCGACGTGGAGCGACTCGGCGGTGATCGGCTCCTCGCCGTACGTGAGGCCGACGAGGATGCGCGCGAGGCGGCGCCGCAGGTCGTCGTAGTCGTTGGAGAGGGCGAGGATCGCCATCACCTCGCTCGCGGCCGTGATGTCGTAGTGCGACTCGCGCGGCACGCCCATCGTCGCGCCGCCGAGCCCGATGATCACGCGCCGCAGGCTGCGGTCGTTCATGTCGACGACCCGCGGGAAGATGATCCGGCGCGGATCGAGGTCCGGGAGCTCCCTATGGTGCGCGGCGTTGTCGAGCGCCGCGGCGAGCAGGTTGTGCGCGGCCTGCACGGCAGGGAAGTCGCCGTTGAACATCAGGTTGATGTCCTCCATCGGGATGATCTGCGAGCGCCCGCCGCCGGTCGCGCCGCCCTTCATGCCGAACAGCGGCCCCATGGACGGCTCGCGCAGCGCGGCGGTCACGTTCGCGCCCACCTTGGCGAGCCCCTGCGCGAGGCCGATCGTCATCGTCGTCTTGCCCTCGCCGGCGGGCGTGGGCGTGATCGCGGAGACGAGGATCAGCTTGCCCTCGGGCCGCTTGGAGCGCGCGATGGCGCGGAAGTGGACCTTGCCGCGGTAGTACCCGAACGGGATGAGGTCGTCCGGCTCGATGCCGAGGTCGGCGGCGATGCGGCCGATCGGCTTCGGCTTCACGGAGTGGGCGATGTCGATGTCGCGCTGGATGCTCATCTCGTCCTCCTGGTTTGGGCTAGGAGAGAGTCTAACCACGTCGGAGGGGGAGGGCTAGGGGACGGAGTGGACGAAGTGGACGGTGTGGACGAAGTGGACGGGATGGACGGCGAGAGCCGGACCCGCGCGAGATTCGCGCGGGCTGGAGAAGAAGACGGAAACCCAAACCCGCCCGGATCCCGGGCGGGATCCGGGAGCGTCAGAGCGGCTGTCTCCCCAGCCCGCGCAGATCCTGCGCGGGGGCCTATTCGGCGCCGGTCGACGTTGTTACGGGGTGCCCGGTGATTGCGGCTCGGTCGGCGGGTCGGTGGGCGGCGCTGCGGGAGGCGCGTCCGGCATCGGCGCTACGACCGACTGGCGTGCCGGGCGCGGGAGGGAGCGCCACAGGCACTCGGCGCTGTACGCCTTCCACGCCCACTGCCCCCAGCGGACGAGGCTGTACGCGAGCCAGAGCGACCACGCGAGCATCGCGATCTTCCAGACAAGGAGCGGCAGGCTCACGACCCACGGCCGCGGCAGCGCGCCCTCGGTGCGGTCCGCGTACCAGACGAGGTGCGTGTTGGTGCTCGACGCGCCCGCGACCTGCATGTCGGGTTGCACCGCGAGCCCCTGGTACACCGCGCCGAACAGGCAGATCAGCGCGCCGAGCGTCCACAGCCCGAGCACGATCTGCAGCGAGTTGTGCCAGAAAAAGTGTTCCGGCGGCTTGCGCCTGCGCCACGCGAGCGCGAGGAACCAGCCCACGATGACGAGCGAGACCGCCGCCGGCACCTGGGTGAGCCCGAGCCCGAGGAGCGCCCACTGCCAGCCCTTGAGCGGGCTGAACGCCAGCGTGCTGAGGACGAAGGCCGCGATCAGGATGACGGCGATGTAGCCCCAGAACAGCACCGCCGGTCCCCAGTTCGGCCCGCCGGCCCACAGGAGCCAGCGATCGCCGGGGAGCTCGATCGTCACCGTCGTGTTCGCCGCCGAGCCCGAGAGCACGACCTCGGGAACGATCTGCTTCGCCGAGATGCCTCCGGGCTGCTGCCACTCGAGGTGGATCCGCTGGCCGCCGGGCATGAGGGTCACCTCGAGCTTGCGGCCGTTCATCCGGTACGGCCGCGCCTGGCCGTCCACCGAGAGGACCTGGATGGACGCCTTCTCGGGGAGCGTGATCCCCTGCACGCCGCCGCGGCTCGAGCGCACGACGAGATCGAGCGTCGCGGAGAGGAGGCGGATGCCGGGGGAGACGGTGAGCGCCGCCGAGTCGACCGTGATCGACTGCCCCTCGACCCCGGCGGGACGGCCGAGCGTGAGCGCGAGCTTCTCGCCCGGCCACGGCCGGAACGTCGGCTCGAGCCTGCCCTCGACCTCGTGGTGGATGGGCGCGATCCCGTCGTGGCCGCACTGCCAGATCGGGCTGCAGCGGACGATCCAGACCTCGCTCCAGGGCGCGTCGACCGCCGCGGTCAGGTCGATCCCGGGCTGCTCCCCGAGCGTGGAGGACCACATCGACTCCGTGTCGTCGCGGCCGAGGGACACGACCACCGCGCCGCCCTCCACCCGGAGCTCGGACTCGGTCACCGACTCGCCGGGCAAAAGCGGGATGCGCGCGACGATCGGCGATCCGGACGGGCTCACGCGGCGCACCGTCGTGTGGACGAGCCACGGGATCCCGAAGTCGAAGGTGCGCGCCACCTCGAGCCACGGCGGGTACGCGTTCTCGTCGACGGCGGCGGTCGGCGCCGCGCCCGGCGCGGCCTGCACGACGCGGCTCAGCTGGATCGACGAGTCGGCGCGGCCGTCGTCGCGGATCCCCGCCACGTCCCAGCCCGGCGCCGAGGCCTCCACGAGGTGCGGCTGCTCGCCGAGCTCGAGGGTGACCGCGTCGTTCTTCGGCAGCGGGCCCTCCGCCACGACGGTGTGCTGCCCCTTGTCGAGCCGCACGTGGAGGAACCCGTCCTCGAGGAGCGCCACCGCGGACGTCGGGCGCCCGTCCACGGACACCGTTGCCGGGACCCAGTTCCCGGCCGGACCCGGGATGCGGAAGCCGCCGGCGGCGCCCATGCTCGCGTCGGCGGTGATGACGAGCTTGTTGTTCGCGATCTCGATGTCGAGCCGCGAGCTCGCGGTGCACGTCGGGGAGCAGTCCGGCGCGCGCGTGATCTTACCGCGGAGCGCGTCGAGCATCTCCTGCGACGGGATCTCCTGGCCTCGCGCCGTGCCGCACACGAGGAGCCCGAGCCCCAGGGCCGTCGCGGCCGCCGCGGCCTTGACCGCGCCGCTCGGCTTCGCCGCCTTTGCGCCCGGCGTCGCGCCGCGGATCGTCGCGCGCGCCTCGCGCACGAGGACGACGGCGAGGCCGACGAGCA
It includes:
- a CDS encoding four helix bundle suffix domain-containing protein, translating into MKPETASFIEPHGGFRNLHSFQRAQQVYDLTVRFCDRFVDRRSRTHDQMVQAARSGVQNIAEGSMASATSRKMELTLTSVARSSLVELLLDYEDFLRHRGLRQWAKDSPEALAARGRALDDAPAEATLMSDAERAANTIICRIHQATYLLGRQLRHLERRFVEQGGFSERMSRARREWGRSK
- a CDS encoding formate--tetrahydrofolate ligase, coding for MSIQRDIDIAHSVKPKPIGRIAADLGIEPDDLIPFGYYRGKVHFRAIARSKRPEGKLILVSAITPTPAGEGKTTMTIGLAQGLAKVGANVTAALREPSMGPLFGMKGGATGGGRSQIIPMEDINLMFNGDFPAVQAAHNLLAAALDNAAHHRELPDLDPRRIIFPRVVDMNDRSLRRVIIGLGGATMGVPRESHYDITAASEVMAILALSNDYDDLRRRLARILVGLTYGEEPITAESLHVAGAMTAILKEAIHPNLVQTLEGVPVFVHCGPFANIAHGSNSVLATRMALAHADYCVTEAGFGFDLGAEKFFDITCRAGGYAPEMTVLVATCRALKMHGGVGKKQLGAPDPAAVERGLPNMEKHIENIKKFNVPVVIAINRFASDTDEEIAVVKKRCDELGVRCALADVHARGGEGGVELARMVLDATCKGCQLPLKPLYEPEWTPERKIETIAREIYGAVHVDYTADGKRDLKTVYKLGYDKTFVCMAKTPKSLSDNPDLLGRPKDFVITVRGIEIAAGAGFIVPLTGDVMRMPGLPKKPAYVNMDVDANGEVVGLT